The DNA sequence TTTCTCCAGGCGGGTGACCACGCGCGACAGGTGGGACAGTGTCATATCGGAGAGTTCCGCCAGTTCACTCATCCGCAGGCGACGGTCAGGGGCCATGGAGATCTGGGCGAGTGCGAAATAATCGAAGTTGCTCAGGCCGGAATCAGCCTTGAGCTGGGCATCCATCCGGGCGGGAAGCCAGACGCGCATGGACCAGATGTTGAGCCAGACATCCTGCTGTTCCTGGTTCAACCACACATTGTCTGAAACGGAGTCTGAAACAGAGTTCTCGCTTGTCATGTCAACCAATGATAGTGATCTTTGCTACCCTTCGCCCACCGATTGGCGGCTGGGATTATGGCAGCGGTATATCAGGACCCCTGACGGCGGGCCCGGCGCTCAAGTCTCTTCTGCTCCTTCTTCGCCTTCAACGCCTTGGGATCATCGGAAGCGATGAACGCACCTGCGGCCACGCCACCGACTCCTCCGAAGAGGTGCGCCTGCCAGGACACGCCCGGTTGAATGGGCAGGAGACCCCAGAACAGTCCTGAGTAGATGAAGGCCAGCGCCAGCCCCACAAGGAACTGTTTGAAATCACGGTTGAACAGGCCACGCACGATCAGGTATCCGAGCCAGCCGTAGATGAGCCCTGAGGCCCCGATGTGGTTAGTGCCCACACCACCAAACAGCCAGGTACCGATGCCGCCGAGGATGACTACGATCAGCGTGACCTCCCAGAACACCCGTTTTCCGCTCAGCCCGATGATGAAACAGAAGATGGCACCGGGCACGGTGTTGCTGATCAGGTGTTCAAAGTTGGAGTGCAGCAGCGGGGAGGTGAAGATGTGCCACAGTGCGCTGGTATCCAGGGGGTGGATGCCGAAATAATTCAGCCACCCTCCGGTGAGGATGGTGATGATATGCACCGCCCAGATCACCGCCACGAAACCGAGGGCGAACAACAGGCCGGTCTTGGTATAGGACCGGTCTTTCAGCTGCTGCCCCATCTGCGGGGTGCGACGCTGCCATGGTTTCATGGCACCACCCGTGTTGGGTGTGAAGCCGGGTGTTGATCCGAATCCTGTGTTGTTGTACGGGGAATTTCCGAAGTTGTTGTAACTCATGGGATCAGTTCTCGGTAGGTTGTCAGCCCGAGGCCCGGGCTGGCGGAGGTGATGGCATCAACGATGGCATCCTGCACGCAATCAGCGGCCGCTGCGCTCAAGGATGCCAGAAGTACGGTGTCCACGCCCGTTCCATCGCCGGTGGACAGGGCGAACAGAGTGTCCCCGTCCATGGGGGAATGTGCAGGCCGCACAGCACGCGCCAGGCCGTCATGGCCGGTCATGGCCAACCGTTTGGCCTGCGCCTTGGTGATCGGCGCATCGGTGGCGATCACCCCGATGGTGGTGTTCAACTCCCCTGCGGGGTGCGGCAGGAAAACAAGCTTGTCGACGCTCACCCGGTCACTTCCCGGCGCGCCATAAAGGTGGCCGGTGGTGGCATCAACCACCTCACCGACCGGGTTGGCCACTACAGCGGCGGCCACCACAAACCCGTCGATCTCCACCGATGCCTGGCCGAATCCACCGCGTAGTCGGCCGGCGGTGGCTCCGCTGCCTGCACCGATGCTGCCGGATATATCTCTGTCTTGTCCTTTAAGTGCGTTCTGCACGGCCTCATAACCGTGGTCGCGGGTGGGGCGGTTGGCGGGATCACCCACCAGAAGATCAAAGATGACAGCGGCGGGGACGATGGGCACGATCGGCCCCTCTCGGTCCGGTCCCAGCACCGGGAATCCAATCCCGCGTTCCTCCAGGGCCTGCATGACGCCGTCAGCGGCGGCGAGCCCATAGGCGGAACCGCCACTCAGGGTGACCGCATGGATCTGCTGGACGGAGTTGTGGGGTTCCAGGAGGTCTGTCTCCCTGGTGCCCGGTCCGCCGCCGCGGACATCCACACCGGCGTAGGCACCGGCGGGTGCCAGCACCACGCTCACACCGCTATCCCCCAGGGAAACGTGGCCGAGGTGGATGCCGGGGACGTCGCAAAGCATGCCCGTCACCGTTAAGAGCCCATCATCGCTTCCAGCAGGGATTCCTGGGCATAGGCCAACCACTGGACCAGATTCTCCCGGTCCTCTTCAGCTGCTTCACCGCCGCGGAGATCACCAGAGGCGAGATAGAGGCGGATGTCATTGAGGCCCGCGATCCATGCCTGGGCCTCCTCTTCATTCACGCTGACCGCCACATTGCCATCAGGGCCGAGGGCCTGGTTGATCGCCTGCAGGTTGCTGATCTTGGCCCGGGTGATGTCATTTTCATGGAAGGACCGCAACAGGGAATTATCGCCGTCGTATTCCTCATCGCCCTCCATTTCGAAATCAGGGAGCAGCCGGGCCAGAGCCGGGTCCTCGGGGGCGGCCTTATGTCCACTCGGGATTCCGGTCATCTCCGCCAGGGGATCCTTCGGGGCGGCCTGTGCACGCTGGATCAGCGCCTCCGACACCACCGCGGAGAGATTACCCAGCACCTCCCGTTCCATCGGTTCGAAAACACAGGTGTATCTGACGGCCCTCATGAGGACCTTCCGCTTCTTCCATGCCTGCATAGTTAGACCCCTACCCGCCCTGCTGCATCGTCGCCCACAGGCCTGCAATGTGTAATTTCTTCACGTCAGCTTCCACCTTGTCTTTCTCGCCGGAGCTGACCACGGCCTTGCCTTCTGTGTGCACCTGCATCATCAACTCGGTGGCCCGCTTCCGGCTGTAGCCCAGTGTCGTCTGAAACACGTAGGTCACATAACTCATCAGGTTCACCGGGTCATCCCACACGATGCACATCCAGGGCAGGTTCTCACTGGAGACCGTGTGCACATCCATCTCCACCTCGGGAGGGGCGGCAGGTGCAGACGGTGATGACAACACCGGCTGATTCTCCGGGGAGGACGACACCTCCGCATCTGGGCACGTGGACACCGATGACTGCCCAGCTGTGTCAGCAGTCCCGCGACGGTGGAAGTGAGGAAGGCCATTCATGCAGTTCAGCCTAGTCAACTACCCGGACACGGTGCAGGGTGGACCGACTTTTTACCTGAACCTCCCTGGGTAGCAGGCCTTTTACCTGCAGGTTTGATCACTTTCCCGCTGTTGGAGCTGCTGGCAGTGAGGTGCCTGCTCTGTTATCGTGATACGGATGATTCGATGATTTGTCGGATCCCTACGGTGGAAGGATACGACATGATGCGGGACCTCAACACCGAAATCACTGCGATTGTCCGGAAAATGGGGCTTGCCAATGGCAACCCTGTGGAGACGCTGAGTCGCCTTGTTCCGGTATTGTCCGTGGTTCTCACGCTCATCATCACGGTCGCCACAGTGCTCACCGGTCTGGATGATTCGGATGATGCCGGCCCTGATGAGCCCCCGATCGTGGTGCCGGTGGTCAATGAACAGATGCGCACAGATCTGGTCAGAGCCATCAACTATCACCGCATCGTGCCCGCCAGCTTTAATCTGGAACTCCACGCCAGCGCACAGGAGAAGGCAACGGACAACGCCACAGGGGGACGGCTTGGCACGGCCACCGCAGCTGAAAGTCAGATCGTGATGCTACAGGCACGCCAGAGCACTGATATCGCCAGCGTGGATGGGTTCCTCACAATGTGGATGGAGGACTACCCCAACTACGAAGTCCTGATGCATGAGGATAATGAATCCTTCGGAGTCGGCATCGCAGAGGCTAACGGCCAGACCTATGCTGTGGTGCAGTTCATGCAGCGCTAGGTTTTACGTAGGATCATAAGGATGAATCCCACTGCATCCTCCATCCCCCCACAGAGGTCAACGGCCCTGTTGACCGATAAATATGAGCTCACCATGCTCCAGGCGGCGCTGGCCGATGGTTCCGCACACCGTCAGGTTGCCTTCGAGGTGTTCAGCAGGCGGCTGCCCAATGAACGCCGTTATGGTGTGGTGGCGGGTACCGCCCGGGTTCTCCGTGCCGTCCAGGACTTCGTGTTCACCAAGGAGCAGCTCGCGGACCTGGATTTCCTGGATGAGCGCACCCTTGAGTTCCTCTCTAATTACAGGTTCACCGGCCAGATCGACGGATACCGGGAGGGCGAGCTCTACTTCCCCAACTCCCCGTTGCTGACCGTGCGCGGTACCTTCGCTGAATGCGTGGTGCTGGAGACAGTGATCCTGTCCATCATGAACGCTGACTCAGCAGTGGCTTCCGCGGCAGCCCGCATGGTGACCGCCGCCGATGGTCGCGCCATCATCGAGATGGGTTCCCGCCGTACCCATGAGTACGCAGCGGTGACCGCCTCCCGCGCCTCCTACCTCGCTGGATTCTCCGCCACCTCCAACCTCGAGGCCTCCTTCCGTTATGGCATCCCGGCCTCCGGCACGTCCGCCCACGCCTGGACCCTGTTGCACATCAACGAGGATGGCACCCCCAATGAAGCCGCCGCCTTCCGCGCCCAGATTGATGAACTGGGTGTGGACACCGTGCTGCTGGTTGATACCTACGACATCACCCACGGTGTAGAGACCGCCATCGAGGTGGCCGGCCCTGACCTGGGCGGGGTTCGCCTGGACTCCGGCGATCTGGGGGTGCTGGCCCGGAAGGTCCGCAAGCAGCTGGATGATCTCGGCGCCCACAACACCAAAATCGTGGTCTCCTCCGACCTGGATGAATTCACCATCGCCGGCCTGCGTGGTGAACCCGTGGATGTCTTCGGCGTGGGCACCTCCGTGGTCACAGGATCTGGTGCGCCCACTGCGGGCCTGGTGTACAAGATCGTCGAGGTGGACGGCCACCCGGTGGCTAAACGATCCCGCAACAAGGCCAGCAACGGTGGAGCCAAGAAGGCGGTCCGCACCCACCGTTCCACCGGCACCGCGATCGAGGAGATCGTCTACCCCTATCACGCAGAGAAGCCGGACACCGGCAAGCTGGGCACCCTGGAACTGGATATCCCCCTGATGCGTGACGGTGAAGTCCTGGACGGACTGCCCACCCTGGAGGAATCCCGCACGTATCTGGCCAAACAGCTGGTGTCCCTTCCATGGGAGGGCCTGGCGCTCTCCCGCGATGAGCCTGTCCTGCACACCCGCTTCGTGGGTTTTCCTGACGGGGCTTAATCCTCTACAACCTGCCGTTGACTCCACCGTTGAGATTAATAACGCACACCCCTCCCCTGCCACCACCGATCTCGGGGTAACCCCATCACCCAGGCCATCCGGACCACCCATGTCCACCCGCTCCGGATACCCCTCGTTGCTGCGCACGCACCCGTGGTTGAGCAGGCCGGTGAGTTGCAGGGGGATCTGGGGATTGGCGGCGAAGGAATCCCCGAACGAGACATAAGGCACAGGGATGTCCCCGGCCTGGGGGCGCGCATCCGGGTGCAGGTTGGTGGAAGTCTGGGTGCCCAACTCACCGCTGCGCTGACCACCGCAACCACCCGCGCCCCGCTGACTCCCACGTGTCATTCCTCGCCTGGCACAACCCGCCGTCAACTTCTTTTCTGCAAGGGCATGGGCCTTCGGCATCACCCCGCAGTGACATGGGGTTCCGCACCTGGTGTGCTCTTCTTAATCGGGGCTTTTCGTCCCCTGACCGGAGGCCGATACACTGAGACGGATGTCTGACGCCGATTCCACCACCACCCAGCAGTCCGCCACGGAAGAGCCCCTGAACGCCTCCACCGGGGAGCTGCTCACCGCCGCCGTCGAAGCTCTCGGTGGCGCCCGGCGCGCAGGTCAGGAAGCCATGGCGGAGGCCGTCACCAAGGCTTTCGACAACAAGCGCCATCTAGCGGTGCAGGCGGGCACCGGTACGGGTAAATCCCTGGCCTATCTGGTGCCGTCCATCCGGCATGCCCAGACCACGGACTCCACGGTGATCGTCTCCACCGCCACGATCGCGCTACAGCGGCAGTTGGTCAACCGTGACCTCCCGCGTCTCGCGGACACATTGGAGCCGCTGCTGGAGCGTCGCCCCACCTTCGCCATCATGAAGGGTCGCTCCAACTACCTGTGCATGAATAAGATCGCCCGCGAACCGGAGCCGGAGGACACCCTCATGGGTGAGGAGGATGTCTCCTGGCTGGGCAAACACATCGTGCGACTGCACGACTGGGCTAACGAGACAGAGACAGGCGACCGGGATGATCTTGATCCCGGTGTCCCCGACCTGGCGTGGAAACAGGTTAGTGTGACCTCCCGCGAATGCATCGGGGCATCCCGCTGCCCACATGGTGAGGAATGCTTCGCGGAGATCGCCCGTGCCACGGCGAAGGAATCCGACGTTGTGGTCACCAATCATGCGCTCCTGGCCATTGATGCGCTCTCTGATGCCAATGTCCTGCCCGAACATGATGTGGTGGTGATCGATGAGGCCCACGAACTCGATGGCCGCATCACGGCTGTCGCCTCAGCGGAAATCACCGTCAATTCGCTCAACCTGGCTGCCCGCCGCGCGGGGAAACTTGATTCCAATGGGCGCGAGGATAAGGTCACCGAACTGGCCGGTGACCTGGAGCTGATGCTGCAGACCATGCAGCCCGGCAGGTGGCGTGACATGGATGAAGGCTCCAAGGGCACGCTCGGGGCGCTGCGTGATGCCCTGTGGACGCTGCGTCAGCAGATTGCCGCCTCGCCGGAGGGTGAGGCCGCCAACGATCCCGAGCGCAACGCCGAACGACAGAACCTGGCCAATCACCTGCAGGAGATCCATGATTCCATCGTGCGTATCCTCGAGGTCTTCGAGGAAGAAGATGCGGCCAAACAGCATGACGTGGTCTGGCACAACCAGGATGACCGCCGGGGTGACTCCCTCAACGTGGCTCCCCTGTCCGTGGCGGGGTTGCTCCACCAGAAACTCTTCACCGACAACACCGTGATCCTGGCCAGTGCGACGCTGACCATTGGCGGCAATTTCAACGCCATGGCCAACAGTTGGGGGCTGCCGAAGGGCACCTGGGATTCCCTGGATGCGGGTACCCCGTTTGATCCGGCTAAGTCAGGGATTCTCTATACCGCCCGTCATCTTCCTGATCCGGGGAGGGATGGATTACCGCAGGAGACCCTCGATGAGATCTATGAGCTCATCATGGCGGCCGGGGGCAGAACCCTGGGTCTGTTCTCATCCAAGCGTGCTGCGGTTCAGGCGACCGAGGCGATGCGGTTGCGCCTGCCTTTTGATGTGCTGTGCCAAGGTGATGACAACACCGGTGCCCTGGTGAAGAAATTCGCCGAATCCGAGAACATCTGTCTCTTCGGCACCCTGACGCTGTGGCAGGGTGTGGATGTTCCAGGGAAGTCCCTGTCCCTGGTGTTGATCGATCGCATTCCCTTCCCCCGCCCAGATGACCCCCTCCTCCAGGCGAGGAAGGAAGCCGCCGATGCCGAGGGACGCAATGGGTTCATGGAGGTGGCCGCCACGCATGCGGCGTTGCTGATGGCGCAGGGTGCCGGCCGGTTGCTCCGGCATGTCACTGACCGTGGTGTGGTGGCGGTGTTGGATTCCCGCCTGGTCACCAAAAGATATGGCGGTTTCCTGCGTTCCTCCATGCCCCGGTTCTGGGAAACCACCAACGGCGCCACGGTGCGAGAGGCCTTGAAGAGGCTGGTCGCCGGTTAAACCCGCTGGTCAGTACCCGCCACTCACGCACAATCTCAGACCACGGCCACGACCGTCACTGAATTGGGTGCCACTTCGGTGAATCCGGCATCCCGAACCGGCACCGCACCCGGGGCAGCGACCCTATCCGCGAACTCCTCCGGCGGAACCTCCCGGACATGCAGCCTGAAATCTGCAGCCGCCCATTGCCGCACCCACGCAATCGGCTGATGCGCCGCCAGCAGCATGGAAGCATGCCCGACCTGAGCAGCAGCCTTCCCCAGAGTCATCTCCAGGGAGGCATCAATATAGATGATGGGGAAATCATCCCGGATGGGCTTCGGATCATCCAGCGGCAGTTCCGTTCCGGAGATCTGCAGCTTCCGGATATTCTCCGGAACCTCGCTGACCGCGCTGGGCAGAAACGCCCGCACCTGCGCCGAATCATCAGTCACCGTCACACCTGCCAGCTCCTGCACGCGGTCCCAGGCTGAGTTACGCGCCCTGCGCGCAACCTTCCTGATCAGGTGGTCATACCACCGCTCCAGCGCGGCGCGGAACCCGGGATCAGTGGTCACCCTCTCATCAAGACAAAGCTTGACGACGCTCCGAGCAGCCGCCTCCAACACATCCGTCCTCCGCGGCGGATCCGACTTCGGGATGTGGAGCACGATCTGCATGGCCTGAACCGTTCCCGGATCAGAGGGGTCCTCAGAGTGTGGGCCATCGGAAACCCGTGCCGCGAGGAGCGCGTGGGCGGTGACCAGAGGGGCGTCGTCAAGCATCTGTTTTTTAGTGCTCCAGTGGCACGCGGTGGTAGCTGCCGTCCTCGAGATCAGCGAGGTCGATCTCATCGCGGGAGATGCCCAGGATGTGGAGGACCTCATCCAGGAACGGGTGGTTCACGGAGGTATCGGCGATCTCCTTGAGAGCCGGCTTGGCGTTGAAAGCGATGCCGAGGCCCGCAGCGGAGAGCATGTCGATGTCATTGGCACCATCGCCGACGGCGACGGTCTGATACATCTTCAGGCCGGAATCGTCTGCGAACTCACGTAACAGCGTGGCCTTGGCCGCACGATCCACGATCTCCCCGATGACACGTCCGGTGAGCTTGCCATCAATGATCTCCAGGGTGTTGGCCCGGACATAATCCAGATCCAGTTCCTCAGCGAGGTCCTCCAGCACCTGATTGAAACCACCGGAAACCACGGCGGTCTTATAACCGAGACGCTTGAGAGTGCGGATGGTGGTGCGGGCGCCCGGGGTCAGGACGATGTCCTTGGCCACCTCATCGATGACGGAGGCGTCCAGACCCGCCAATGCCTTCACGCGCTCACGGAGGGACTCCTCAAAGTCCAGCTCACCGCGCATGGCACGCTCGGTCACCTCCGCGACCTCAGCTTCCTTGCCGGCATGCGCGGCAAGCATCTCAATGACTTCACCGGTGATGAGGGTGGAATCACAGTCGAAGCAGACCAGGCGCTTGGAACGACGCAGCAGGCCGGAACGCTCAATGGCAATATCCACGTTCAGTTCCGTGGTCAGAGCTGCGAGTGCCTTACGGATTTTCTGCGCGCCACCGGGGCTGGTGTCCGGGACGGTCACCTTGAGCTCGAGACCGGTGACCGGGTAATTCGAGATTCCGCGGATGGTATCAATATTGGCATCATAATCAGCGAGCGTCTGACCGATGCGGGACAGGTCGATGGCATCCACCGGATCACCCAGGACCACCACCACGTGGGAAGAACGCGGGCGCGAGGACATGACGGTGTCCTGCAGCTCCATCACCACTGTCTGACCATGCACCTTGAGAGTGTCCTGCAGTCCGTCAGTAACCGTTTCCACACGGCCGGGGGCGATCCCCACGAAGGCCGCCAGGCTGAGGAATCCTCGGAAAATGGACTGCTCAACATCGAGCACCTGGACCTGGTTCGCTGACAACACGCGGAAGAACGCGGCGGTTACGCCGGGGCGGTCCTTGCCACTGAGGGTGATCACTGCGGGGTGGTATCCCTCCCGCAGGGCAACCTGCTGCCCGGTGGAGGAGATATCGTTGTCGATCTGGGAAAGTTCAGTCACGACAGTCATTCTTTCATAGTTCAGGGGGAGGAAACGACATTGACCCCGGCAGAGAATCTACCGGGGTCATTGCAGTCGGAGGGGACTTGATTCAGCCCTTAACGTACTTCGCTTGGCGAAGGAGTCTGGGTGGTTTCTGCACGCAGGTCATGCTCGCCGACATGGGCCTCAAGGCGCATGCGCTCGATCATGTGCGGGTAGTGCAGCTCGAACGCAGGGCGCTCGGAGCGGATGCGAGGCAGGGAGGTGAAGTTGTGGCGTGGAGGAGGGCAGGAGGTAGCCCACTCCAGGGAGTTGCCGTAACCCCATGGATCATCCACGGTAACAAGCTCACCGTAGCGCCAGGACTTGAAGACGTTCCAGACGAATGGAATGACGGAGAGTCCGAGCAGGAAGGAGAAGATCGTGGAGATCTGGTTGAAGATGGTGAATCCATCGGAGTCCAGGTAGTCAGCGTAACGACGTGGCATACCCATGTTGCCCACCCAGTGCTGGATGAGGAAGGTGCCGTGGAAACCGACGAAGGTCAGCCAGAAGTGGATCTTGCCAAGACGCTCGTCGAGCATGCGGCCGGTCATCTTCGGGAACCAGAAGTAGACGCCTGCACAGGATGCGAACACCACGGTACCGAAGAGGGTGTAGTGGAAGTGCGCGATCAGGAAGTAGGAGTCAGACAGGTGGAAGTCCAGTGGTGGGGCTGCCAGCATGATGCCGGTCAGACCACCGAAGAGGAAGGTGGACATGAAGCCCACGGACCAGATCATCGGGGTCTCCCAGGTGATATGGCCCTTCCACATGGTTCCAACCCAGTTGAAGAACTTCACGCCGGTCGGAACCGAGATGAGGAACGTCATGAAGGAGAAGAACGGAAGGAGAACCGCACCGGTGACGAACATGTGGTGAGCCCACACAGCCATGGACAGGGCGCCGATGGACAGGGTCGCGAAGACCAGGCCGACGTAGCCGAACATTGGCTTACGGGAGAACACCGGGATGATCTCCGAGACGATGCCGAAGAACGGCAGCGCGAGGACATACACCTCAGGGTGGCCGAAGAACCAGAACAGGTGCTGCCAGAGGATGGAGCCGCCGTTGGCTGGATCGTAGATGTGGCCGCCGAGCTTGCGGTCGTAGAGAACACCCAGAGCAGCAGCGAGCAGCAGTGGGAAGATCAGCAGAGCCAGAACGGAAACAACGAAGATGTTCCAGGTGAAGATCGGCATACGGAACATGGTCATACCAGGTGCGCGGAGGCAGAGGATGGTGGTGAGCATGTTGATGGCGGAGGCGACGGTACCGATACCGGTCGCACCGACGCCGACGATCCACATGTCAGAGCCGAGGCCCGGGGAGTGGATGGAGTCAGAAAGTGGGGAGTACATGGTCCAACCGAAGTCGGCAGCACCACCCGGGGTCAGGAAGCCACTCAGCATCGCGATACCACCGACGGTGGTGATCCAGAAGCCGAAGGCGTTCAGGCGTGGGAAAGCAACGTCAGGCGCACCGATCTGGAGCGGCAGGACGTAGTTGGCGAAGCCCCAGACGATCGGGGTTCCGTAGAGCAGCAGCATGACAGTTCCATGCATGGTGAACAGCTGGTTGAACTGCTCATTCGACAGGAACTGAAGACCCGGGGTGAAAAGCTCTGCTCGGATAAGCAGGGCCATCAGGCCACCGAGGAAGAAGAAGCTGAAGGACATGATGATATACATGATGCCCAGCTGCTTGTGGTCGGTGGTGGTCATCATCATCCACGCTTTACTACCCTTGCGTGCATGGCCTGTCGGCTCGGGCCTCTGCGGGGCGACGTGCCCGTCGACCCTAGGCGCCACAGCGGTCATAGGTTCCTCCTGACTACGGGACGATCCATTCGGATTACCGATCGTCCTTTAACAACACTGCCTTATCCTAGGTGACAGGCAGGATCCGATGCCAGCCCAAAATGGCCGGTATGCAGCTAACTGTAACCCCTTGGAGGGCCCAGAAAAAATGTTTTAACTACATTGATTGACCTCCCCCTCGCCGACCGGTCGACGTTTCCCCCGCGGTTTCATTCAAACTTGTGAGGGGGTTCACATCCCAGGGCCATTTCACCTGCATGACGCACCCCTCCCCCACTCCCCCATCGGGGCCGGAATACCACCCCCCGTGTGGGCTCAACCTAAAGGTTGACACGGTCCCCGAGCTGGCAGATTCAGGGTCGGAGGATTGAAAAACTCTTGCATGATGAGCGGAAAACTTGTCATTCGTATTGCGGCCCGGGATCGTTCAGACAAGTGCCAACTGCGGATTCTCATCGGTTTTCCGGCAGGCCCCGATGAATGACAAGTTTTGCTCACGACTGCCGCCCCATATGCATAACGTGACAAGGGTTCCAGAAGATCACACCGTCTCGCTCTGCATAACCAGGCGTGCATCGTGGCGTACAACTCAGCTTAATGTTGTGATTCCTTATATATAGGTGGCAGTGGAACACTAAAAGGGCCGCATGCCCCTCACGACATGCGGCCCTTTCAATGATCACACTGGATTACTACTGTCACGCTTCCGGCGACAAGCCCCTACGATCCGACTGGTTTAGAAATCCCAGTCATCGTCCTCGGTGTTCTCGGCCTTCCCGATGACATAGGAGGAACCTGATCCCGAGAAGAAATCATGGTTCTCATCGGCATTCGGTGACAGGGCGGAGAGAATGGCCGGCGACACCTTGGTCTCATCCGCCGGGAACAGTCCTTCATAGCCCAGGTTGTTCAGGGCTTTGTTGGCGTTGTACCGCAGGAAACGCTTGACGTCCTCAGTCCATCCGAGATCATCGTAGAGATCCTCGGAGTACTGGGTCTCATTGTCATAGAGATCATAGAGCAGATCGAAGGTGTACTCCTTCAGCTCCTCCTGGCGCTCCGGGGATTCCTTGGCCACGGCCTTCTGATACTTGTAGCCGATGTAATAACCATGGACAGCCTCATCACGGATGATGAGACGGATGACATCCGCGGTGTTGGTCAGCTTGGCATGGCTGGACCAGTACATGGGCAGGTAGAAACCGGAGTAGAAGAGGAAGGACTCGAGGATGACGGACGCGACCTTGCGCTTGAGCGGATCATCGCCCTCGTAGTAGGCGAGGATGATCTTGGCCTTGCGCTGCAGAGCCTCATTTTCCTCAGACCAGCGGAAGGCATCATTGATTTCCGGGGTGGAGGCCAGGGTCATGAAGATATTGGAGTAGGACTTCGCGTGGACAGACTCCATGAAGGCGATGTTGGTGAGGACAGCCTCTTCGTGGAGGGACTCCGCATCCGGCAGGAGGGAGACGGCACCAACGGTTCCCTGGATGGTGTCCAGCAGAGTCAGACCCGTGAACACACGCATGGTGGCGCGCTTCTCCAGGTCGGTGAGGGTTCCCCAGCTCTTGATGTCGTTGGACACTGGTATCTTTTCAGGGAGCCAGAAGTTGCCTGTGAGTCGATCCCAGACTTCCAAGTCCTTGTCATCAGGGATGGAGTTCCAGTTGATCGCCACAACTGGCTTCGGATGGTTCTCGAGGTACGCCTCGTGGGTGCTCAGGTCAGCGTCAACAGCCATGGTTCGCCCTGTTCCTCTCTATACAAGAACGGTGGAAAACCGGATCCGAATCGCAGGCGGTGATGGCCACCTCACGCATAGTCCGGTACGTCTACGAGACTACTCGCCCCCGCGTGTACATGAGGGACTGACCCCTGAGGCCCGCACTCTTACCCTGGTGGCCCACCGCGGGGCGGTTAATTTCATCACAATTGCATATAGTTCAATGCCCCGGACCCCTGCTGCCGGACGGTGGTTCAATACTTCTGTGCCCTGTTCGCGTGTCGCGCTGAACTCAGATTGATTGGCCTGAATTATTGCGTTGACCTGTCCACTTAGACAAAGCCTTTAAGGTGATCCAGGCCCCCTTCAGGACTCCCGGTGCCCTCCCCGTTCCAGATTCAGCCACCCTGAAAAGACTGCAAAAATGCTGGTTATGGTGCGCTAACCTTTGC is a window from the Corynebacterium faecale genome containing:
- the serB gene encoding phosphoserine phosphatase SerB → MTVVTELSQIDNDISSTGQQVALREGYHPAVITLSGKDRPGVTAAFFRVLSANQVQVLDVEQSIFRGFLSLAAFVGIAPGRVETVTDGLQDTLKVHGQTVVMELQDTVMSSRPRSSHVVVVLGDPVDAIDLSRIGQTLADYDANIDTIRGISNYPVTGLELKVTVPDTSPGGAQKIRKALAALTTELNVDIAIERSGLLRRSKRLVCFDCDSTLITGEVIEMLAAHAGKEAEVAEVTERAMRGELDFEESLRERVKALAGLDASVIDEVAKDIVLTPGARTTIRTLKRLGYKTAVVSGGFNQVLEDLAEELDLDYVRANTLEIIDGKLTGRVIGEIVDRAAKATLLREFADDSGLKMYQTVAVGDGANDIDMLSAAGLGIAFNAKPALKEIADTSVNHPFLDEVLHILGISRDEIDLADLEDGSYHRVPLEH
- a CDS encoding ATP-dependent DNA helicase, which translates into the protein MSDADSTTTQQSATEEPLNASTGELLTAAVEALGGARRAGQEAMAEAVTKAFDNKRHLAVQAGTGTGKSLAYLVPSIRHAQTTDSTVIVSTATIALQRQLVNRDLPRLADTLEPLLERRPTFAIMKGRSNYLCMNKIAREPEPEDTLMGEEDVSWLGKHIVRLHDWANETETGDRDDLDPGVPDLAWKQVSVTSRECIGASRCPHGEECFAEIARATAKESDVVVTNHALLAIDALSDANVLPEHDVVVIDEAHELDGRITAVASAEITVNSLNLAARRAGKLDSNGREDKVTELAGDLELMLQTMQPGRWRDMDEGSKGTLGALRDALWTLRQQIAASPEGEAANDPERNAERQNLANHLQEIHDSIVRILEVFEEEDAAKQHDVVWHNQDDRRGDSLNVAPLSVAGLLHQKLFTDNTVILASATLTIGGNFNAMANSWGLPKGTWDSLDAGTPFDPAKSGILYTARHLPDPGRDGLPQETLDEIYELIMAAGGRTLGLFSSKRAAVQATEAMRLRLPFDVLCQGDDNTGALVKKFAESENICLFGTLTLWQGVDVPGKSLSLVLIDRIPFPRPDDPLLQARKEAADAEGRNGFMEVAATHAALLMAQGAGRLLRHVTDRGVVAVLDSRLVTKRYGGFLRSSMPRFWETTNGATVREALKRLVAG
- the ctaD gene encoding aa3-type cytochrome oxidase subunit I; this encodes MTAVAPRVDGHVAPQRPEPTGHARKGSKAWMMMTTTDHKQLGIMYIIMSFSFFFLGGLMALLIRAELFTPGLQFLSNEQFNQLFTMHGTVMLLLYGTPIVWGFANYVLPLQIGAPDVAFPRLNAFGFWITTVGGIAMLSGFLTPGGAADFGWTMYSPLSDSIHSPGLGSDMWIVGVGATGIGTVASAINMLTTILCLRAPGMTMFRMPIFTWNIFVVSVLALLIFPLLLAAALGVLYDRKLGGHIYDPANGGSILWQHLFWFFGHPEVYVLALPFFGIVSEIIPVFSRKPMFGYVGLVFATLSIGALSMAVWAHHMFVTGAVLLPFFSFMTFLISVPTGVKFFNWVGTMWKGHITWETPMIWSVGFMSTFLFGGLTGIMLAAPPLDFHLSDSYFLIAHFHYTLFGTVVFASCAGVYFWFPKMTGRMLDERLGKIHFWLTFVGFHGTFLIQHWVGNMGMPRRYADYLDSDGFTIFNQISTIFSFLLGLSVIPFVWNVFKSWRYGELVTVDDPWGYGNSLEWATSCPPPRHNFTSLPRIRSERPAFELHYPHMIERMRLEAHVGEHDLRAETTQTPSPSEVR
- a CDS encoding aminoacyl-tRNA hydrolase, yielding MLDDAPLVTAHALLAARVSDGPHSEDPSDPGTVQAMQIVLHIPKSDPPRRTDVLEAAARSVVKLCLDERVTTDPGFRAALERWYDHLIRKVARRARNSAWDRVQELAGVTVTDDSAQVRAFLPSAVSEVPENIRKLQISGTELPLDDPKPIRDDFPIIYIDASLEMTLGKAAAQVGHASMLLAAHQPIAWVRQWAAADFRLHVREVPPEEFADRVAAPGAVPVRDAGFTEVAPNSVTVVAVV